A single window of Nicotiana sylvestris chromosome 5, ASM39365v2, whole genome shotgun sequence DNA harbors:
- the LOC104210340 gene encoding F-box protein FBW2-like yields the protein MDNQEFRRWDELIPDALGMIFRNLSLQDVLTIVPRVCKSWRKAARGPYCWQEIDIEEWSKNCCPDNLDRMLQLLITRSCGSLRKLCVSGLSREPSFTFIANNAKSLQMLRLPKSDIGDSAVEQVAGMFSNITFLDVSYCIKIGARALGAIGKHCRCLTGLRRTMHPLEVIDKLSQDDEALAIARTMPKLKQLEIAYMLVGTTSITEVLKNCGHLELLDVRGCWNVNLDENFVKKFHQLKVVGPLVVDCYDRNGWDNCSDYSSSSGYVPWDFVAGDMDDDDFDEMSDVYWEEDGQSIEDVEMWFYDDLNAVDSGYDWPQSP from the exons ATGGACAATCAGGAGTTTCGGCGGTGGGATGAATTAATTCCTGATGCACTTGGGATGATATTTAGGAACCTTTCACTTCAAGACGTATTAACTATAGTTCCAAGAGTTTGCAAGTCGTGGAGAAAAGCGGCAAGAGGTCCTTATTGTTGGCAAGAGATCGACATTGAGGAATGGAGCAAAAATTGCTGCCCTGATAACCTTGATCGGATGCTTCAATTGCTTATTACGAGAAGCTGTGGTTCTCTCCGTAAGCTTTGTGTTTCTGGTCTCTCCAGGGAACCAAGCTTCACATTCATTGCTAACAA TGCCAAATCTTTGCAGATGTTGCGGTTGCCAAAAAGTGATATAGGTGATTCCGCTGTGGAACAGGTTGCCGGAATGTTCTCGAACATTACATTTTTGGATGTAAGCTACTGCATAAAAATAGGAGCAAGAGCGCTTGGAGCCATAGGGAAGCACTGTAGATGTCTCACTGGTTTGCGTAGAACAATGCATCCCCTTGAGGTTATTGACAAGCTTTCGCAAGACGATGAAGCACTTGCAATAGCCCGTACGATGCCGAAGCTCAAGCAGCTCGAGATTGCTTATATGCTGGTTGGTACAACAAGCATAACCGAGGTCCTTAAAAACTGTGGACATCTTGAGCTACTGGATGTAAGAGGTTGTTGGAATGTGAACCTTGATGAAAATTTTGTAAAGAAATTCCATCAGCTAAAGGTGGTCGGTCCGCTTGTCGTAGATTGCTATGATAGGAACGGTTGGGACAATTGTTCTGATTATTCAAGTTCTTCTGGCTATGTACCATGGGATTTTGTGGCTGGTGACATGGACGATGACGACTTCGATGAGATGTCCGATGTGTATTGGGAGGAAGATGGCCAAAGTATTGAGGATGTCGAAATGTGGTTTTATGATGACTTAAATGCTGTGGACTCTGGATACGATTGGCCGCAATCTCCTTGA
- the LOC104210339 gene encoding polyadenylate-binding protein 2, producing MEEEEHEVYGGEIPMEAEMEADMEHHGGAADDDAVKELDEMKKRLKEMEDEAVALREMQAKVEKEMGSVQDPASAAASQASREEVDSRSIFVGNVDYACTPEEVQQHFQACGTVNRVTILTDKFGQPKGFAYVEFVEQEAIQEALQLNESELHGRQLKVMPKRTNVPGMKQFRGRRFNPYMAYGFRRPYTPPYFYSPYGFGKVPRFRRATRFMPYY from the exons ATGGAGGAAGAAGAGCACGAAGTGTACGGAGGAGAAATCCCGATGGAAGCTGAAATGGAAGCTGACATGGAGCATCACGGCGGTGCCGCCGATGATGATGCCGTTAAG GAATTGGATGAGATGAAGAAACGATTAAAGGAGATGGAAGATGAAGCTGTTGCTCTCCGTGAGATGCAAGCCAAAGTTGAAAAAGAAATGGGTTCTGTTCAAG ATCCTGCTAGTGCAGCTGCTTCTCAGGCAAGCCGTGAGGAAGTGGATTCAAGATCAATATTTGTTGGCAAT GTTGATTATGCATGTACCCCGGAGGAAGTTCAGCAGCATTTCCAGGCATGTGGCACTGTGAATCGAGTTACTATTCTAACTGATAAGTTTGGTCAACCTAAAGGTTTTGCATATGTTGAATTCGTTGAACAAGAAGCTATTCAGGAGGCACTTCAGCTGAATGAGTCCGAACTGCATGGACGCCAGTTGAAG GTTATGCCCAAGAGAACTAATGTTCCAGGGATGAAGCAGTTTCGTGGTAGGCGCTTCAATCCTTATATGGCTTACGGATTCAGAAGGCCTTATACACCTCCTTATTTCTACTCCCCTTATGGATTCGG GAAAGTTCCAAGGTTCAGGAGGGCTACGCGGTTCATGCCTTACTATTAA